The Populus nigra chromosome 14, ddPopNigr1.1, whole genome shotgun sequence genome has a segment encoding these proteins:
- the LOC133673584 gene encoding protein S-acyltransferase 11 isoform X1: MVDSNLNKEHLVTVVSEDHETPCWGCGLRLLHPPNAPVFKCGWCGAITDKYESKCDHKNYWWRHMRDRCFVCVLIGFILFVICGGVWAVYPVIFSISFFCGIFHLTITGILSITTVLLFTLTALRSAGTPPLIEWGSYPAVGKKQLENYTFCRYCSKPKSPRTHHCRTCGICVLDMDHHCPFIGNCVGAANHQNFIAFLISVLVSTMYVTIMSAYAVLHIWPPLTYRYLDHFRAGDRSLAWRALQDVAIALVSSAVLLSTRGLVLVYLFVSSISLEIGISVLLWQQLCYIYEGQTYLSSLSMRGGDEAGEKDCKNLFRFFGCPYPVLRFLPNFWNSPKRHEK; the protein is encoded by the exons ATGGTTGACTCGAACCTTAAcaag GAGCATTTAGTAACAGTGGTTAGCGAGGATCATGAGACACCATGCTGGGGGTGCGGGTTGCGTCTTCTTCACCCACCTAATGCACCTGTTTTCAAGTGTGGCTGGTGTGGGGCAATAACGGATAAATATGAGTCGAAATGTGATCACAAGAATTATTGGTGGAGACACATGCGTGACCGTTGCTTTGTATGTGTCCTCATCGGCTTCATTCTCTTTGTAATAT GTGGTGGTGTGTGGGCAGTGTACCCTGTCATCTTCTCTATCAGTTTTTTTTGTGGGATTTTCCATCTAACCATAACAGGTATCTTGTCAATAACTACTGTATTACTGTTTACTCTTACGGCCTTAAGAAGTGCTGGAACACCACCTCTAATAGAGTGGGGTAGCTACCCAGCTGTGGGAAAAAAACAGCTTGAAAACTACACCTTCTGTCGCTATTGTTCAAAGCCCAAGTCACCGAGAACTCATCACTGCCGTACATGTGGAATCTGTGTACTGGACATGGATCATCACTGTCCTTTT ATTGGAAATTGTGTTGGTGCAGCAAATCACCAAAACTTCATTGCATTCCTTATATCAGTTCTTGTCAGCACAATGTATGTTACAATCATGTCCGCATATGCTGTTTTGCATATATGGCCTCCATTAACATACAGATACCTAGACCATTTTCGTGCTGGTGACAGATCTTTGGCTTGGAGAGCATTGCAGGATGTTGCTATTGCATTAGTAAGCTCTGCGGTGCTCCTTTCCACAAGAGGGCTTGTACTCGTCTATCTTTTTGTTTCCAGTATTTCTTTAGAGATTGGAATAAGCGTTCTTCTGTGGCAGCAGCTCTGCTACATATATGAGGGACAAACTTACTTAAGCAGCTTAAGTATGCGGGGAGGTGACGAAGCTGGAgaaaaagattgcaaaaatcTTTTCCGTTTCTTCGGCTGCCCATATCCTGTTTTAAGATTCTTGCCAAATTTCTGGAATTCACCCAAGAGACATGAGAAGTGA
- the LOC133673584 gene encoding protein S-acyltransferase 11 isoform X2 yields the protein MVDSNLNKEHLVTVVSEDHETPCWGCGLRLLHPPNAPVFKCGWCGAITDKYESKCDHKNYWWRHMRDRCFVCVLIGFILFVICGGVWAVYPVIFSISFFCGIFHLTITGILSITTVLLFTLTALRSAGTPPLIEWGSYPAVGKKQLENYTFCRYCSKPKSPRTHHCRTCGICVLDMDHHCPFIGNCVGAANHQNFIAFLISVLVSTISLAWRALQDVAIALVSSAVLLSTRGLVLVYLFVSSISLEIGISVLLWQQLCYIYEGQTYLSSLSMRGGDEAGEKDCKNLFRFFGCPYPVLRFLPNFWNSPKRHEK from the exons ATGGTTGACTCGAACCTTAAcaag GAGCATTTAGTAACAGTGGTTAGCGAGGATCATGAGACACCATGCTGGGGGTGCGGGTTGCGTCTTCTTCACCCACCTAATGCACCTGTTTTCAAGTGTGGCTGGTGTGGGGCAATAACGGATAAATATGAGTCGAAATGTGATCACAAGAATTATTGGTGGAGACACATGCGTGACCGTTGCTTTGTATGTGTCCTCATCGGCTTCATTCTCTTTGTAATAT GTGGTGGTGTGTGGGCAGTGTACCCTGTCATCTTCTCTATCAGTTTTTTTTGTGGGATTTTCCATCTAACCATAACAGGTATCTTGTCAATAACTACTGTATTACTGTTTACTCTTACGGCCTTAAGAAGTGCTGGAACACCACCTCTAATAGAGTGGGGTAGCTACCCAGCTGTGGGAAAAAAACAGCTTGAAAACTACACCTTCTGTCGCTATTGTTCAAAGCCCAAGTCACCGAGAACTCATCACTGCCGTACATGTGGAATCTGTGTACTGGACATGGATCATCACTGTCCTTTT ATTGGAAATTGTGTTGGTGCAGCAAATCACCAAAACTTCATTGCATTCCTTATATCAGTTCTTGTCAGCACAAT ATCTTTGGCTTGGAGAGCATTGCAGGATGTTGCTATTGCATTAGTAAGCTCTGCGGTGCTCCTTTCCACAAGAGGGCTTGTACTCGTCTATCTTTTTGTTTCCAGTATTTCTTTAGAGATTGGAATAAGCGTTCTTCTGTGGCAGCAGCTCTGCTACATATATGAGGGACAAACTTACTTAAGCAGCTTAAGTATGCGGGGAGGTGACGAAGCTGGAgaaaaagattgcaaaaatcTTTTCCGTTTCTTCGGCTGCCCATATCCTGTTTTAAGATTCTTGCCAAATTTCTGGAATTCACCCAAGAGACATGAGAAGTGA